A stretch of Dietzia lutea DNA encodes these proteins:
- a CDS encoding acetoacetate decarboxylase family protein, with amino-acid sequence MTSPTSRVVAGREITFPVPVVSASVSGAAFLARSAVVRRLIAGGRQSAVIETAGAEPVSLPGGRTPAIMIHVRYHDVPGNVLGAYHEIGLAFQLAVPGAGTLVHIHELPVDQDFTLAAGNELWGFPKWKGDMVGTAGGALDDARLGAVGSAGAGGVELRLDTRVGLPIPGRQSLAMNCVQVLDGAPVLVRAQATATGGRMRPLSGARVTIAPGADDAGGDVARFAEAVRELGLDRARALGTFSYEKFEAEFQAPAPIG; translated from the coding sequence ATGACCTCTCCCACATCACGCGTCGTCGCCGGACGTGAGATCACGTTCCCGGTTCCCGTCGTGTCCGCTTCGGTCTCCGGGGCGGCCTTCCTTGCACGATCCGCCGTCGTGCGCAGGCTCATCGCCGGCGGGCGGCAGTCCGCCGTGATCGAGACCGCGGGTGCCGAGCCGGTCTCGCTGCCCGGCGGGCGCACCCCGGCGATCATGATCCACGTCCGCTACCACGACGTTCCGGGCAACGTCCTCGGCGCCTATCACGAGATCGGCCTGGCGTTCCAGCTCGCCGTGCCCGGCGCGGGGACGCTGGTGCACATCCACGAGCTGCCGGTCGACCAGGATTTCACCCTGGCGGCGGGCAACGAACTGTGGGGCTTCCCCAAGTGGAAGGGCGACATGGTCGGCACCGCCGGAGGCGCCCTCGACGACGCACGTCTGGGCGCGGTGGGCTCGGCCGGAGCGGGAGGCGTCGAACTCCGGCTGGACACGCGCGTAGGCCTGCCGATCCCCGGCCGTCAGTCGCTCGCCATGAACTGCGTCCAGGTCCTCGACGGAGCACCCGTCCTCGTCCGGGCCCAGGCCACGGCGACCGGCGGGCGGATGCGTCCGCTCAGCGGGGCGCGCGTGACGATCGCGCCCGGAGCCGACGACGCCGGCGGCGACGTGGCCCGGTTCGCCGAGGCCGTCCGCGAGCTCGGGCTGGACCGGGCCCGCGCGCTCGGCACGTTCTCCTACGAGAAGTTCGAGGCCGAGTTCCAGGCGCCCGCGCCGATCGGCTGA
- the aspA gene encoding aspartate ammonia-lyase, producing MTRTRVEQDLLGTKEVPADAYYGIHTVRAVENFPIAPTTVSDIPDFVRGMVMVKKAAALANLEMGVLDETVADAIIGACDEILTDGRCMDQFPSCVYQGGAGTSVNMNTNEVVANLALERLGHPKGSYDIVSPNDDVNRSQSTNDAYPTGFRIALWHALERLEPALVALREACYDKSEEFREVLKMGRTQLQDAVPMSLGQEFGGFAVNLDEELHVLGSAARMLLDVNLGATAIGTGVNTPPDYRRAVINHLRAVTGLPVTGAMNLIEATSDTGDYVNVHAALKRTAVKLSKICNDLRLLSSGPRAGLNEINLPELQAGSSIMPAKVNPVIPEVVNQVCFKVIGNDMTVTMAAEAGQLQLNVMEPVIAQAMFESISLLTNAMETLTEKCVRGITANAEICRANVMNSIGIVTYLNPIIGHHNGDIVGRECARSGRGVREVVLEMGLLSAEELDDILSPANLLRPQYKGRSTKNVVAQPGQDMTGPTG from the coding sequence ATGACCCGGACCCGTGTGGAACAAGACCTGCTCGGCACCAAGGAGGTCCCGGCGGACGCGTATTACGGCATCCACACGGTCCGGGCCGTCGAGAACTTCCCCATCGCACCCACCACCGTCAGCGACATCCCCGACTTCGTGCGCGGCATGGTCATGGTGAAGAAGGCCGCCGCCCTGGCCAACCTGGAGATGGGCGTCCTCGACGAGACGGTGGCGGACGCGATCATCGGGGCGTGCGACGAAATCCTCACCGACGGGCGCTGCATGGACCAGTTCCCCTCCTGCGTGTACCAGGGCGGCGCCGGCACCTCGGTCAACATGAACACCAACGAGGTGGTGGCCAACCTCGCGCTCGAGCGGCTCGGCCATCCCAAGGGCTCCTACGACATCGTCAGCCCCAACGACGACGTCAACAGGTCCCAGTCCACCAACGACGCCTATCCCACCGGGTTCCGCATCGCCCTGTGGCACGCGCTCGAGCGGCTCGAACCGGCGCTCGTCGCGCTGCGGGAGGCCTGCTACGACAAGTCCGAGGAGTTCCGCGAGGTCCTCAAGATGGGCCGCACCCAGCTCCAGGACGCCGTGCCCATGTCGCTGGGCCAGGAGTTCGGCGGGTTCGCCGTCAACCTCGACGAGGAACTCCACGTCCTCGGGTCCGCCGCCCGCATGCTGCTCGACGTCAACCTCGGCGCCACCGCGATCGGCACCGGCGTCAACACCCCGCCCGACTACCGCCGCGCCGTCATCAACCACCTGCGCGCCGTCACCGGCCTCCCGGTCACCGGCGCGATGAACCTCATCGAGGCCACCAGCGACACCGGCGACTACGTCAACGTCCACGCCGCCCTCAAGCGGACCGCGGTCAAGCTGTCGAAGATCTGCAACGACCTGCGGCTGCTGTCCTCCGGGCCGCGCGCCGGGCTCAACGAGATCAACCTGCCCGAACTCCAGGCGGGGTCGTCGATCATGCCCGCCAAGGTCAATCCGGTCATCCCCGAGGTCGTCAACCAGGTGTGCTTCAAGGTGATCGGCAACGACATGACCGTCACCATGGCCGCCGAGGCCGGGCAGCTCCAGCTCAACGTCATGGAGCCCGTGATCGCCCAGGCCATGTTCGAGTCCATCTCCCTGCTCACCAACGCCATGGAGACGCTCACCGAGAAGTGCGTCCGCGGGATCACCGCCAACGCCGAGATCTGCCGGGCCAACGTGATGAACTCGATCGGGATCGTCACCTACCTCAACCCGATCATCGGCCACCACAACGGCGACATCGTGGGCCGCGAGTGCGCCCGCTCCGGCCGCGGGGTGCGCGAGGTCGTGCTGGAGATGGGCCTGCTGTCCGCGGAGGAGCTCGACGACATCCTGTCCCCGGCCAACCTCCTGCGCCCGCAGTACAAGGGACGCTCGACCAAGAACGTCGTGGCGCAGCCGGGGCAGGACATGACGGGGCCGACGGGCTGA
- a CDS encoding phosphatase PAP2 family protein: MSRTTTIRGARALSSARDVLRRLYPSDGLLGSIVDRRDVPLPRGTWAIFGVAFVGFATPVIGFVELAERIRSGAKLPFDQPVMMWLQRRHSPRNTRIARAVTELGGVTAVPLFALATSAYLVSVRGSRRPAALLTVSLVGSTIINSVLKALYRRARPTFFPHIVQEESFSFPSGHAMASAALAGCTCVLAWPTRWRAAVIAGSAVYVPTIGGTRMYLGVHFPSDILAGWCVSLAWVGEVATIMWLMDRLDDAPTPMIRRRETV, translated from the coding sequence ATGTCGCGCACGACGACCATCCGCGGCGCCCGGGCCCTGTCCTCGGCGCGGGACGTGCTGCGCCGCCTGTATCCGTCGGACGGGCTGCTCGGCAGCATCGTCGACCGGCGAGATGTGCCGCTGCCCCGGGGGACGTGGGCGATCTTCGGGGTGGCGTTCGTAGGGTTCGCGACGCCGGTGATCGGATTCGTCGAGCTGGCCGAGCGCATCCGCAGCGGCGCCAAGCTGCCCTTCGACCAGCCGGTGATGATGTGGCTCCAGCGCAGGCATTCGCCCCGCAACACGCGGATCGCCCGGGCCGTGACCGAGCTCGGCGGTGTCACGGCGGTGCCGTTGTTCGCGTTGGCGACGTCGGCCTACCTGGTGTCGGTGCGGGGCAGCCGCCGCCCGGCCGCGCTGCTCACGGTGTCGCTGGTGGGGTCGACGATCATCAACTCGGTGCTCAAGGCCCTGTACCGCCGCGCCCGGCCGACGTTCTTCCCGCACATCGTGCAGGAGGAGAGCTTCTCGTTCCCCAGCGGTCACGCCATGGCCAGCGCCGCGCTGGCGGGGTGCACGTGTGTCCTGGCGTGGCCGACGCGGTGGCGGGCCGCGGTGATCGCCGGGTCGGCGGTGTACGTGCCGACCATCGGCGGCACCCGGATGTATCTGGGGGTGCACTTCCCCAGCGACATCCTGGCGGGATGGTGCGTGAGCCTGGCGTGGGTGGGTGAGGTGGCGACCATCATGTGGCTGATGGACCGCCTCGATGACGCGCCGACGCCGATGATCCGCCGGAGGGAGACGGTATGA
- a CDS encoding O-acetyl-ADP-ribose deacetylase — MTTTRRARTELSHGDITRMDVDAVVNAANSSLLGGGGVDGAIHRAGGPTILAECRDLGSGPLPDGLPTGQAVATGAGDLPARWVIHTVGPIHGRDPDGDRLLADCYRNSLAVADELGARTVAFPLISAGAYGWPREDAIRTALATLAATDTGVETATLVLFDADALRLAEECRADMLGD, encoded by the coding sequence ATGACGACGACGAGGCGCGCACGGACAGAGCTGAGCCACGGCGACATCACGCGCATGGACGTGGACGCGGTGGTCAACGCGGCCAACAGTTCGCTGCTCGGGGGCGGCGGGGTGGACGGGGCGATCCACCGCGCGGGCGGGCCGACCATCCTGGCGGAGTGTCGCGACCTGGGGTCCGGCCCGTTGCCCGACGGGCTGCCGACCGGTCAGGCCGTCGCGACCGGTGCCGGCGACCTGCCCGCACGCTGGGTGATCCACACCGTCGGGCCGATCCACGGCCGCGATCCGGACGGGGACCGGCTGCTCGCCGACTGTTACCGCAACTCGCTCGCGGTGGCCGACGAGCTCGGCGCGCGGACGGTGGCGTTCCCGCTCATCTCCGCGGGGGCCTACGGGTGGCCGCGCGAGGACGCGATCCGCACCGCGCTGGCCACGCTGGCCGCCACCGACACCGGGGTCGAGACCGCCACGCTCGTGCTCTTCGACGCCGACGCCCTGCGCCTGGCCGAGGAGTGCCGCGCCGACATGCTCGGCGACTGA
- the htpG gene encoding molecular chaperone HtpG has product MSPQTSGAAETREFQAETRQLLDLMIHSIYSNPDTFLREVISNSSDALDKLRLAALQDSSLGVDTSDLHIELVPDAAARTLTIRDNGIGMSRDEVVDLIGTLARSGTGQMREALAAARAAQESGEVSEQATADLIGQFGIGFYSTFMVADTVTLVTRKAGESTGTRWASSGEDTYTIEEAPDAPQGTSVILQLKPAGGDAALPDYAEEHTLRRVVRTYSDFIAWPIRMDVERPAPGDEEGAADGESGDAPAGGTITETVTLNSQKALWTRPKSEVTDEEYAEFYRHISHAWDEPLETITLKAEGTFEYQALLFLPTQVPFDLFSPDTKRGVQLYVRRVFIMDDCEELVPPFLRFVKGIVDAQDLSLNVSREILQQDRQIRAIRKRLVKRVLQTIEQLRNDRPEEFRSFWANFGAVLKEGLISDVDAREQLLAVSTFASTRPATASEKAPKGEGEKTGDDDEVGTTIADYISRMADGQEEIYYLTGTSRAAVENSPHLEAFRARGVEVLILTDPVDEVWVDAVGEVDGKRLRSVAKGDVDLSGIGGEVEEGKDEPDAAEYADLLTWLGEELSDEVKQVRLSHRLTESAACMVGDEFDMTPQLEAMYRASGMELPVSKRILELNPTHPLVERLRARHAEDPSAPELKDTARLISGAAVLAEGGTLSDPAAFAKLLVDRI; this is encoded by the coding sequence ATGAGCCCGCAGACCTCCGGTGCCGCCGAGACCCGGGAGTTCCAGGCCGAGACCCGGCAGCTGCTGGATCTGATGATCCACTCGATCTACTCGAATCCGGACACCTTCCTTCGCGAGGTCATCTCCAACTCCTCCGACGCGCTGGACAAGCTCCGCCTGGCCGCGCTGCAGGATTCCTCGCTCGGGGTGGACACCTCGGACCTGCACATCGAGCTGGTCCCGGACGCGGCGGCGCGCACGCTGACGATCCGAGACAACGGTATCGGCATGTCCCGCGACGAGGTGGTCGACCTCATCGGCACGCTCGCCAGGTCGGGCACCGGTCAGATGCGCGAGGCGCTCGCCGCAGCGCGGGCCGCCCAGGAGTCCGGCGAGGTCTCCGAGCAGGCCACCGCGGACCTCATCGGCCAGTTCGGCATCGGCTTCTACTCGACGTTCATGGTCGCCGACACGGTCACGCTCGTGACCCGCAAGGCCGGCGAGAGCACGGGCACCCGCTGGGCCTCGAGTGGCGAGGACACGTACACGATCGAGGAGGCGCCGGACGCCCCGCAGGGCACGTCGGTCATCCTGCAGCTCAAGCCCGCCGGTGGGGACGCGGCCCTCCCGGACTACGCCGAGGAGCACACGCTCCGCCGGGTGGTGCGTACCTACTCGGACTTCATCGCGTGGCCCATCCGGATGGACGTCGAGCGCCCGGCGCCGGGAGACGAGGAGGGCGCGGCTGACGGGGAGTCCGGCGACGCCCCGGCCGGCGGCACCATCACCGAGACCGTCACCCTGAACTCGCAGAAGGCGCTGTGGACCCGGCCGAAGTCGGAGGTCACCGACGAGGAGTACGCCGAGTTCTACCGCCACATCTCGCACGCGTGGGACGAGCCGCTGGAGACCATCACTCTCAAAGCCGAGGGGACGTTCGAGTACCAGGCGCTGCTGTTCCTGCCCACGCAGGTGCCGTTCGACCTGTTCTCCCCGGACACCAAGCGCGGCGTGCAGCTGTACGTCCGCCGGGTGTTCATCATGGACGACTGCGAGGAGCTGGTCCCGCCGTTCCTCCGCTTCGTCAAGGGCATCGTCGACGCCCAGGACCTGTCGCTCAACGTCTCGCGCGAGATCCTGCAGCAGGACCGTCAGATCCGGGCGATCCGCAAGCGTCTGGTCAAGCGGGTGCTGCAGACCATCGAGCAGCTCCGCAACGACCGGCCGGAGGAGTTCCGCAGCTTCTGGGCCAACTTCGGCGCGGTCCTCAAGGAGGGCCTGATCTCCGATGTCGACGCCCGCGAGCAGCTGCTCGCCGTGAGCACCTTCGCGTCGACCCGGCCCGCCACCGCGTCGGAGAAGGCGCCGAAGGGCGAGGGCGAGAAGACCGGGGACGACGACGAGGTGGGCACCACCATCGCCGACTACATCTCCCGCATGGCGGACGGGCAGGAGGAGATCTACTACCTCACCGGCACGTCCCGCGCGGCGGTGGAGAACTCCCCGCACCTGGAGGCGTTCCGTGCCCGTGGCGTCGAGGTCCTCATCCTCACCGACCCGGTCGACGAGGTGTGGGTGGATGCGGTCGGCGAGGTCGACGGCAAGCGGCTGCGGTCCGTGGCCAAGGGCGACGTGGACCTGTCCGGCATCGGCGGGGAGGTGGAGGAGGGCAAGGACGAGCCCGACGCCGCCGAGTACGCCGACCTGCTCACCTGGCTGGGCGAGGAGCTGTCCGACGAGGTCAAGCAGGTGCGCCTGTCGCACCGCCTCACCGAGTCGGCGGCGTGCATGGTCGGTGACGAGTTCGACATGACCCCGCAGCTGGAGGCCATGTACCGCGCCTCGGGCATGGAGCTGCCGGTGAGCAAGCGGATCCTCGAGCTCAACCCCACGCACCCGCTGGTCGAGCGCCTGCGCGCCCGGCACGCCGAGGATCCCTCGGCGCCCGAGCTCAAGGACACCGCGCGGCTCATCTCGGGTGCCGCAGTCCTCGCCGAGGGTGGCACGCTGTCCGACCCGGCCGCGTTCGCCAAGCTGCTGGTCGACCGCATCTGA
- a CDS encoding maleylpyruvate isomerase N-terminal domain-containing protein → MTPSPLPPEDLDVLDRSTKVFARALTSPLDGDCEACPGWSRRDLANHVLGGGLRYAAYFPRLPESEIGWTRTADHAGDTPVPALYRTSAGLRKELARARDADAPVQHRLAEIPVRDLLALRVFELLIHAHDLDPASWESEDTEELAAWTLAHARDVVELMRSFDVLADAVPVPIGADARTRLLALSGRQDHADSI, encoded by the coding sequence GTGACCCCGTCGCCACTGCCCCCGGAGGACCTCGACGTCCTCGACCGGTCGACGAAGGTGTTCGCGCGCGCGCTCACCTCGCCGCTGGACGGCGACTGCGAGGCCTGCCCCGGCTGGTCCCGGCGCGACCTCGCCAACCACGTCCTGGGCGGCGGGCTGCGGTACGCCGCCTACTTCCCGCGACTTCCGGAATCGGAGATCGGCTGGACCCGCACCGCCGACCACGCCGGCGACACGCCGGTCCCCGCCCTGTACCGCACCTCCGCCGGCCTGCGTAAGGAACTGGCCCGGGCCCGCGACGCGGACGCCCCCGTCCAGCACCGGCTGGCCGAGATCCCCGTCCGCGACCTCCTCGCGCTGCGTGTGTTCGAACTGCTCATCCACGCCCACGACCTCGACCCGGCCTCGTGGGAGTCGGAGGACACCGAGGAGCTCGCCGCGTGGACCCTGGCCCACGCGCGGGACGTGGTCGAGCTGATGCGGTCCTTCGACGTGCTCGCCGACGCGGTCCCGGTCCCGATCGGAGCCGATGCCCGCACCCGGCTCCTCGCGCTGTCCGGTCGCCAGGATCACGCCGACTCGATTTAA
- a CDS encoding VOC family protein, which produces MSMTCAPYISFPGNASEAFPYYHELFGGELSLMTYDQFPSTDDFPFDPPHGSVAHATLAAPGITLTGGDAMGESLPQLRNDVYSFLLGFDTEDEARAFLAKVTDSGGQMAMPFEVAPWGDRYGQVHDRFGIRWDVVVPGTGG; this is translated from the coding sequence ATGTCCATGACCTGCGCCCCGTACATCTCCTTCCCGGGCAACGCCTCGGAGGCGTTCCCGTACTACCACGAGCTCTTCGGCGGGGAGCTGAGCCTGATGACCTACGACCAGTTCCCGTCGACGGACGACTTCCCGTTCGACCCGCCGCACGGCTCGGTCGCCCACGCGACCCTCGCGGCGCCTGGGATCACCCTCACCGGCGGCGACGCCATGGGCGAGTCCCTGCCGCAGCTGCGAAACGACGTCTACTCGTTCCTGCTCGGATTCGACACCGAGGACGAGGCCCGCGCCTTCCTCGCCAAGGTCACCGACAGCGGCGGTCAGATGGCGATGCCGTTCGAGGTCGCGCCGTGGGGCGACCGGTACGGGCAGGTCCACGACCGGTTCGGCATCCGCTGGGACGTCGTGGTCCCCGGCACCGGCGGGTAG
- a CDS encoding SDR family NAD(P)-dependent oxidoreductase, with product MEISGASAIVTGGASGIGAAVVRQLAAKGAKVVVADLNAEKGESLANEVGGTFVAVDVTKTEDNEKAVAAALELGPLRYLVNSAGIGWAQRTIGRDGEYSSAFDLNSFRKVIDINLIGSFDMLRLAATKMSTQEADEDGQRGAIVNMASVAAFDGQIGQAAYSASKGGIVGLTLPVARDLSAAGIRLNTVAPGLIDTPIYGEGPESEAFKAKLGESVLHPKRLGSGDELASMVMELLTNPYMNAETIRVDGGIRMPPK from the coding sequence ATGGAGATCTCTGGAGCAAGTGCCATCGTCACGGGCGGCGCATCGGGAATCGGCGCCGCCGTCGTCCGTCAACTCGCCGCCAAGGGCGCCAAGGTCGTCGTCGCCGACCTCAACGCCGAGAAGGGTGAGTCCCTGGCGAACGAGGTCGGCGGCACGTTCGTCGCCGTCGACGTGACCAAGACCGAGGACAACGAGAAGGCCGTCGCCGCCGCGCTCGAGCTGGGCCCGCTGCGCTACCTCGTCAACTCCGCCGGCATCGGGTGGGCGCAGCGCACGATCGGTCGCGACGGCGAGTACTCGTCGGCCTTCGACCTGAACTCGTTCCGCAAGGTCATCGACATCAATCTCATCGGCTCGTTCGACATGCTGCGCCTGGCCGCCACCAAGATGAGCACCCAGGAGGCCGACGAGGACGGCCAGCGGGGCGCGATCGTCAACATGGCCTCCGTCGCGGCGTTCGACGGCCAGATCGGCCAGGCCGCGTACTCCGCGTCCAAGGGCGGCATCGTCGGCCTGACCCTCCCGGTCGCCCGCGACCTCTCGGCCGCCGGCATTCGCCTCAACACCGTGGCGCCGGGCCTCATCGACACCCCGATCTACGGCGAGGGCCCGGAGTCGGAGGCGTTCAAGGCCAAGCTCGGCGAGAGCGTCCTGCACCCCAAGCGCCTCGGCTCGGGCGACGAGCTGGCGTCCATGGTCATGGAGCTGCTCACCAACCCGTACATGAACGCCGAGACCATCCGCGTCGACGGTGGCATCCGGATGCCACCGAAGTGA
- a CDS encoding amino acid ABC transporter permease — translation MSTQAVLFDAPGPRARLRHRILTAVGAILVIGIAYVVYLQFQKAGQLKAFMWEPFVTDPDVWTSYLIPGLKGTFTAAGISIVLAVVFGLLFGMGRLSPFAPLRWFCSVIVEFFRAVPVLLMMVFAYFGYFATSNLVPNQHAPLAAVVTALTLYNGAVIAELVRSGVHGLPKGQSEAGLSVGLTSGQVLRSIQLPQALTAMLPALVGQLVVVLKDSALGYGITYLELLNWSKTLGSAYANTVPAYIVAGILFIVINYTLTRFAVYLEGRMKKRRARA, via the coding sequence ATGAGCACCCAGGCCGTCCTGTTCGACGCGCCCGGCCCCAGGGCCAGGCTGCGGCACCGCATCCTCACGGCGGTGGGCGCGATCCTCGTGATCGGCATCGCCTACGTCGTCTACCTGCAGTTCCAGAAGGCCGGCCAGCTCAAGGCCTTCATGTGGGAACCCTTCGTCACCGACCCCGACGTGTGGACGTCGTACCTCATCCCGGGCCTCAAGGGCACGTTCACCGCGGCCGGGATCTCGATCGTCCTCGCGGTGGTGTTCGGCCTGCTGTTCGGCATGGGCCGCCTCTCACCGTTCGCCCCCCTGCGGTGGTTCTGCAGTGTGATCGTCGAGTTCTTCCGCGCCGTGCCGGTCCTGCTGATGATGGTGTTCGCCTACTTCGGCTACTTCGCCACGTCGAACCTCGTGCCCAACCAGCACGCGCCGCTCGCCGCCGTCGTCACCGCCCTCACGCTCTACAACGGTGCCGTCATCGCCGAGCTCGTCCGCTCCGGTGTCCACGGTCTGCCCAAGGGGCAGTCCGAGGCGGGACTGTCGGTGGGCCTCACCTCCGGGCAGGTGCTGCGGTCGATCCAGCTCCCCCAGGCCCTCACGGCGATGCTCCCGGCGCTCGTCGGCCAACTCGTCGTCGTCCTCAAGGACTCCGCCCTGGGCTACGGCATCACCTACCTCGAGTTGCTCAACTGGTCCAAGACCCTCGGCTCGGCGTACGCCAACACGGTCCCCGCCTACATCGTGGCGGGCATCCTGTTCATCGTCATCAACTACACGCTGACCAGGTTCGCCGTGTACCTCGAGGGCCGGATGAAGAAGCGCCGGGCCAGGGCCTGA
- a CDS encoding amino acid ABC transporter permease, translating to MGDIFADYDVLGAVWVTIQLSILGSIGALILGTIVAVLRVSPVAVLRGLGTSYVNTFRNLPLTLLMVFSILGLSFILQLSVSDDFARNAFWWAAIMLAVYHAAYICEALRSGVNTVPVGQAEAARSIGLGFGQSLREVILPQAFRGAIAPLGSVIIALIKNSTVAAVIGVGDSAGLLQVITENEGASLPTFFFFAMVFVVLTLPIGLWTTSLSRKLAVKR from the coding sequence ATGGGCGACATCTTCGCCGACTATGACGTCCTCGGTGCGGTCTGGGTGACCATCCAGCTCTCGATCCTGGGCAGCATCGGCGCCCTGATCCTGGGAACGATCGTGGCCGTCCTGCGCGTGTCCCCGGTGGCGGTGCTGCGCGGCCTGGGGACCTCGTACGTCAACACGTTCCGGAACCTGCCGCTGACGCTGCTGATGGTCTTCAGCATCCTGGGCCTGTCCTTCATCCTCCAGCTGTCGGTCTCCGACGACTTCGCGCGCAACGCGTTCTGGTGGGCGGCGATCATGCTGGCCGTCTACCACGCGGCCTACATCTGCGAGGCCCTGCGCTCCGGAGTCAACACCGTGCCGGTGGGGCAGGCCGAGGCGGCCCGATCGATCGGACTGGGCTTCGGCCAGTCCCTGCGCGAGGTGATCCTCCCGCAGGCGTTCCGCGGCGCGATCGCCCCGCTGGGCTCGGTCATCATCGCGCTCATCAAGAACTCCACCGTCGCGGCCGTGATCGGTGTCGGCGACTCGGCGGGACTGCTGCAGGTGATCACCGAGAACGAGGGTGCGAGCCTGCCGACGTTCTTCTTCTTCGCGATGGTCTTCGTGGTCCTCACCCTCCCGATCGGGCTGTGGACCACCTCCCTCTCCCGGAAGCTGGCGGTGAAGCGATGA